GGTTCCCTTCAAATTGAAGGTACACCAACTTGGAGAGTATGGATTTCCATTTTCATCGAGCGCATAAATTTCGGTTTTCCCCTGTTCTTCTTGCGTCAAATCTTCAAACTTGCGTTCACCTTGATACACAGCATAGAATTGTAGGTTGAGGCGGTTTTTGGAGTAGGTCAACCTTGACGTACCAAAAAACGGTGCAGCATGTCTTGAAGGACTTTTAGAACCATCATCCAATTCTTCTTCCCCTTTTTGGTAATTGAAGTCCGAAGAAAAACCAAAGCCAGACGACAGTTTTACTTCAATACCTGCTTGCAGACCATATACATTCGCAACTGCTGCATTTTGAATGGCTTGTACTTGACTCAATTCTCCATCATACACAATGCTATCTTTGCCATTCAAAGTGAAATCACGGCGAACCAATGCATTATCAAGCACTGTATAATAGCCTGATAAATCTATTCTCACTGCTTCACCAAGTGTTTTGACCGCTCCAATATCTACATTGTAAGCATATTCTGCTTCAAGGTCGGGATTGGGAACTACAACCGCACCTGGTTCAGAATCAAAGATTTTACCGATGTCGTCCACATTGGGAGAGCGAAAAGCTGTGGCAAGATTGGAGCTGAGAACCCATGTTTCGGAAGGGCGGTGTACTATGCCGATGCTTCCTGTCAAAGAACCTTTGTTGAGATGGGATTCGGTAAATGGAAAAGGGTAGAAGGTGGTGTCAAATTCGGCATCTAAAATGAATTGATTGTAACGCAAACCTGCCTGAATCAAAAACTTATCCGACATTTTGTATTGATTGCTCATGTAGGCGGCAATGGATTGCCAAGTAGCTTGTGGATATCTTGAAGGCCCTTGTTGAACTTCTCCAGTAGAGATGTTCTCGTCAATTCCTGTTGAAGTCACGTCATTGATAACATATTCAAAGCCATACAAAAGTGTGTTTTTAGTACTTAATTCTTTGTTGAAATCTATATTTGCAGAATAGGCTTCTACTTCTTCGGTGCGAATTTCTCTACCCGATTTATTGAGGTCACGGCTGATACGGCTTTCTTCAAAAGACTGCTGTGCCAAGCGAATGGTCATTTGGTCAAAGGCTTTTTTGTTGCTGTTATGGCTGACGTTGAGATTGTTCATCATCCACTTTTGGGGACCATAACCCCACTCCCCATAGCGAGGCAATCCATTTCGTAGGCGGTTGTGGCGGTCGTAGCGTCCATATTCGGAGGTTTGGGAGCGGTGAAAACCGTATTGAAAATCCCATTGCTCGTTTGGTCGGAAGCGTATTTTTTGCATCAAATTGAGCTGCGAGTAAGCAGAAGGAATTTGGATTCTTGGATCTTCATTTTCAATCACTACATCCTCACCATCTCGGCGTTCTACATAAAAAGGCTTCAAATAATCATCAGAGCCATGGCTTCCCATTCGCAAATCGTTGTAATCAAACGAACTGATGCTGCTCACCAATGACCACTTTTTCCAGCCCAAATTGATGTCGAAATGCCCCGTTTTCTCTTTATTGGCAGAAGAATAAGTAGCGATTACCTTACCTGTTGCTAAGGGTTTTTCGGTAAGCGAGAATTGAGGGGTAAGGGTCTGAAAACTCATCACTCCTCCAATGGCATCACTTCCGTAAATTACCGAACCTGGGCCAAAAAACACTTCGGTACTTTCGGTGGCAAAAGGGTCGAGCGAAATGACATTTTGGATATTACCGCCTCGGAAAATGGCATTGTTCATCCTCACGCCATCTACTGTATAAAGCAAGCGATTGGTGGCAAAACCTCTAATCATAGGACTTCCCCCACCTTGTTGACTTTTTTGGATATACACTTTTCCCGATATTCCCAACAAATCTGCGGCTGTTTGTGGATTTTGAAGGGCTGCCTCTTTGGTTGAAATCGAAATGATTTTTGAAGGAATATCACTTGAGGTTTGCCGCCAACGAGAAGCCGAAACTACTACGGCATCTACATAATGTGTTGAAAGATTGAGAAATACTTCAAAAGAAGCCAATTCAAGTTCGGCATAACTTTTTGTGATGGTTTCGTGGGCGATTGTGCGAATTTCGATTTTTTCTACTCCTTTGAAAGGAGTGATATCAGCTTGTCCTCTTACATTGGTAGTGGTAAAAACCCTCGGGTGTTCACTGAATAATGTTACCCATTCGAGTGGTTTATTGCTATTTTGCTCTTTGATGGTGATTATTTGAGAATGAGCATTATAGGACATTCCCAATAACCACAACAGTATAAATATATTTTTCATTGTTGTTGTTTTTTTAAGTTAAACAGAAATATGCCAGAATAGACTTGTAACAAAATTAATTACGAAATTCAATATTCAAGCCCTTCAACAAATTGTTAGTGAATGACTTGAATTTGACGAATAAAGAGTTTATTCTTTTGATTTGTCTAATCTGGTCCAGCCAGTACCCTGCAGGAATTGAACCACAAAAGGCACAAACAACACAAAAGAAATTATAAAAGTCTTTTGTGTCCTTTTGATGTTTTTGTGGTTTAAAAATCAAAGTCTTGCCAATGGAACATTCCGATTTGTCGAAAAA
The Chitinophagales bacterium genome window above contains:
- a CDS encoding TonB-dependent receptor; this translates as MKNIFILLWLLGMSYNAHSQIITIKEQNSNKPLEWVTLFSEHPRVFTTTNVRGQADITPFKGVEKIEIRTIAHETITKSYAELELASFEVFLNLSTHYVDAVVVSASRWRQTSSDIPSKIISISTKEAALQNPQTAADLLGISGKVYIQKSQQGGGSPMIRGFATNRLLYTVDGVRMNNAIFRGGNIQNVISLDPFATESTEVFFGPGSVIYGSDAIGGVMSFQTLTPQFSLTEKPLATGKVIATYSSANKEKTGHFDINLGWKKWSLVSSISSFDYNDLRMGSHGSDDYLKPFYVERRDGEDVVIENEDPRIQIPSAYSQLNLMQKIRFRPNEQWDFQYGFHRSQTSEYGRYDRHNRLRNGLPRYGEWGYGPQKWMMNNLNVSHNSNKKAFDQMTIRLAQQSFEESRISRDLNKSGREIRTEEVEAYSANIDFNKELSTKNTLLYGFEYVINDVTSTGIDENISTGEVQQGPSRYPQATWQSIAAYMSNQYKMSDKFLIQAGLRYNQFILDAEFDTTFYPFPFTESHLNKGSLTGSIGIVHRPSETWVLSSNLATAFRSPNVDDIGKIFDSEPGAVVVPNPDLEAEYAYNVDIGAVKTLGEAVRIDLSGYYTVLDNALVRRDFTLNGKDSIVYDGELSQVQAIQNAAVANVYGLQAGIEVKLSSGFGFSSDFNYQKGEEELDDGSKSPSRHAAPFFGTSRLTYSKNRLNLQFYAVYQGERKFEDLTQEEQGKTEIYALDENGNPYSPSWCTFNLKGTYQLSDHILVSTGIENIADKRYRPYSSGISGAGRNFILSLRASF